The proteins below come from a single Erysipelothrix piscisicarius genomic window:
- a CDS encoding ribosome maturation factor RimP, whose translation MEKYLEKIKPTAEALGLDIIDAELIGNDLLELSIARKDFTPVDLEICAKAGEAFGEALDFEIGLDVGSAGAERVILEEDYENVVDQYVLIKFKNPIQGADYVEGTVISVDENEVVVSYRQKTALKKIAIERLNIKMLRLAVKV comes from the coding sequence ATGGAAAAGTATTTAGAGAAAATTAAACCAACTGCAGAAGCGCTGGGACTTGATATTATTGATGCAGAACTCATTGGCAACGATTTGCTTGAATTGAGTATTGCACGTAAAGACTTCACACCTGTGGACTTAGAAATCTGTGCGAAGGCTGGTGAAGCATTTGGTGAAGCATTGGATTTTGAGATTGGTCTGGATGTAGGTTCTGCTGGTGCAGAACGTGTCATTCTTGAAGAAGATTATGAAAATGTTGTTGATCAATATGTATTAATTAAATTTAAAAATCCAATACAAGGTGCTGACTATGTAGAAGGAACAGTAATATCCGTAGACGAAAACGAGGTTGTTGTATCTTATAGACAAAAAACAGCATTAAAGAAAATTGCAATTGAACGTTTAAATATTAAAATGCTAAGATTAGCGGTTAAAGTTTAA
- the nusA gene encoding transcription termination factor NusA, with protein sequence MNVKNVILAMQEIEDNRNISKEIIIDALQDSLIKAYRKQIGVPDALVDVIIDERTQEMKLFHKFLVVEEVMDDELEVGITELPEGAEGLQVGEYYMIEEPIMELGRAAATLAKNVIKQKIREAEKQAVYDEYIDQLGEMIMAMVESVEEKFVVLNLGKSLAVMPRAAQIEGETYREGQTLKVVITDVNRDTKGAQILVSRADAMLVRRLFENEVPEIFEGQVEIKAIAREAGERTKIAVYSHDSDIDPIGACIGPSGSRVQAIIEELKGEKIDIFEWSDNMVELINNALAPAEVIAVYPNADNKGLVVIVDDNQLSLAIGKRGKNARLAVRLTKQRIDIKSVSEAQAEGIDYVSLMAAYEAEIRSKQVRDEIVEEIEDRDEVVETVEVEESTDEVIQEVEQDVVEDVTEEETQPEEVEETIKIDRKDVFKPRTDYVSKFEQLADASRKEESDLRHRRRKPEREEEKPVNTSELLKEKEYEILPEYSPEELKQIEKQQAAESNSWLEEEIDFDEFDEYYDAE encoded by the coding sequence ATGAACGTTAAGAATGTTATATTAGCGATGCAAGAGATTGAAGATAATCGCAATATTTCAAAAGAGATTATTATTGATGCATTGCAAGACTCATTGATTAAAGCATATCGCAAACAAATCGGGGTTCCGGATGCACTTGTCGATGTAATCATTGATGAAAGAACTCAAGAAATGAAATTATTCCATAAATTCCTTGTGGTTGAAGAAGTAATGGATGACGAATTAGAAGTTGGAATTACAGAACTTCCTGAAGGTGCAGAAGGCCTTCAAGTAGGGGAGTACTACATGATCGAAGAACCAATTATGGAGTTAGGACGTGCCGCAGCGACGCTTGCGAAAAATGTGATCAAACAAAAAATTCGTGAAGCCGAAAAGCAAGCTGTTTATGATGAATACATTGATCAACTGGGTGAGATGATTATGGCCATGGTTGAAAGTGTTGAAGAAAAATTTGTGGTTCTAAACCTCGGTAAGTCATTGGCAGTCATGCCACGTGCAGCACAAATTGAAGGTGAAACATACCGTGAAGGACAAACACTTAAAGTTGTTATTACGGATGTAAACCGTGATACTAAAGGTGCTCAAATCTTGGTATCGCGTGCTGATGCAATGCTTGTGCGTCGTTTATTTGAAAATGAAGTTCCTGAAATTTTTGAAGGACAAGTTGAGATTAAAGCAATTGCACGTGAAGCAGGTGAACGTACTAAAATCGCCGTATATTCCCATGATTCTGATATTGATCCAATTGGAGCATGTATTGGACCAAGTGGAAGTCGTGTTCAAGCCATTATTGAAGAACTCAAAGGTGAAAAAATTGACATCTTTGAGTGGAGTGATAATATGGTTGAGCTAATCAACAATGCACTTGCTCCTGCAGAAGTAATTGCAGTTTATCCAAATGCGGATAATAAGGGCCTTGTGGTTATCGTTGATGACAACCAGCTATCCTTAGCGATTGGTAAACGCGGTAAAAATGCGCGTTTAGCAGTTCGTCTGACAAAACAACGCATTGATATTAAGTCTGTATCTGAAGCGCAAGCAGAAGGTATTGATTATGTTTCCTTAATGGCAGCATATGAAGCAGAAATTCGTTCAAAACAAGTTCGAGACGAAATTGTTGAAGAAATCGAAGACCGCGATGAAGTAGTAGAAACAGTCGAAGTTGAAGAATCTACTGATGAAGTAATTCAAGAAGTGGAACAAGACGTTGTCGAAGATGTGACTGAAGAAGAAACTCAACCGGAAGAAGTTGAAGAAACGATTAAAATTGACCGTAAAGATGTTTTCAAACCACGAACAGACTATGTGTCAAAATTCGAACAACTTGCTGATGCATCACGTAAAGAAGAAAGTGATTTACGCCATCGTAGACGTAAACCAGAACGTGAAGAAGAGAAGCCAGTAAACACAAGCGAACTTCTTAAAGAAAAAGAATATGAAATTCTTCCTGAGTATTCACCTGAAGAACTCAAACAAATTGAGAAACAACAGGCTGCAGAATCGAATTCATGGTTAGAAGAAGAAATTGACTTCGATGAATTTGATGAGTACTACGACGCCGAATAA
- the rnpM gene encoding RNase P modulator RnpM, with translation MKKVPLRKCIVTGEQHPKADLLRVVLTPEDTIEIDPSGRKNGRGAYLYVTEETIEKAQKSRALERALKTKVPVEIYEELKNYVR, from the coding sequence ATGAAGAAAGTACCATTGCGCAAATGTATTGTAACGGGAGAACAACATCCAAAAGCGGATTTGCTTCGCGTTGTATTAACACCCGAGGATACAATTGAAATCGACCCAAGTGGGCGAAAAAACGGGCGTGGAGCATATTTATATGTGACGGAAGAGACCATTGAGAAAGCTCAGAAGTCTCGTGCTCTCGAACGTGCACTGAAAACTAAAGTTCCGGTTGAAATTTATGAGGAGCTTAAGAACTATGTTCGATAA
- a CDS encoding L7Ae/L30e/S12e/Gadd45 family ribosomal protein, protein MFDKQKMLNTLGLCQRGRKLVYGDELLPAITKNKVYAVVLADNASDRTRKQIQDKCNTAGIPVIGGITREELSWSIGMTNRVAVGVSDRGFSKVFKSYLVERGDVVSE, encoded by the coding sequence ATGTTCGATAAACAAAAAATGTTAAATACGCTTGGTTTATGTCAACGTGGACGAAAGTTAGTTTACGGAGATGAATTGCTTCCAGCAATCACAAAAAACAAAGTGTATGCAGTCGTTTTAGCGGATAATGCATCCGATCGAACACGAAAACAAATCCAAGATAAGTGTAATACAGCGGGAATTCCTGTTATTGGAGGAATTACACGTGAAGAATTGTCGTGGTCAATTGGCATGACAAATCGTGTTGCTGTTGGAGTAAGTGATCGAGGATTTAGTAAAGTATTTAAATCTTACTTAGTAGAAAGAGGTGACGTAGTAAGTGAGTAA
- the infB gene encoding translation initiation factor IF-2, translating to MSNKKRQRNNKNKQNRNNKRPAQDNFKPKDNVVISEIEYTDGITVKELSEKINKSPAEVIKLLFMMGTMVTINTSLDDDTVQLICMEYEIEATRVEPVDELTLDDEEKDDPSTLEQRPPIVTIMGHVDHGKTTTLDTIRNTDVVADEFGGITQHIGAYQITHKGKKITFLDTPGHEAFTAMRARGASVTDIVIVVVAADDGVMPQTREAVDHARAANVPLIVAINKIDKPNINIDRVYSEFSDLGVMPEEWGGDTVFVKISAKSGEGIEELLETVLVASELEDLTANPNRLAFGTVIEAKLDKSRGPVATLIVQKGTLRQGDPVVVGTTFGRIRKMVDNRGRELQEALPSMPVEIIGLSDVPIAGDSFRAFDDEKSSRAVADKRNQARILADRNQTSALSLDDLSQQIADGEIQDINVILKTDVQGSAEAVKAALERIEVGDGHDVRVNVIRATVGGITENDIMLASASNAIIIGFNIRPTAAIRKKAEEEGIEIRLYNIIYKAIEAMEAAMKGMLAPVFEEKIFGQAEVREIYKVSKVGTIAGCMVTDGKMLKESGVRLMRDGVVIYEGQMASLKRFQNDAKEVSQGFECGITIENFNDIKDGDVIESFGEIEVEQK from the coding sequence GTGAGTAATAAAAAAAGACAAAGAAATAATAAAAACAAACAGAATCGTAATAATAAGCGTCCCGCTCAGGACAACTTTAAACCGAAAGATAACGTCGTAATTTCGGAGATTGAGTATACTGATGGTATTACGGTTAAGGAATTATCTGAGAAAATAAATAAAAGTCCTGCTGAAGTAATTAAACTTTTATTTATGATGGGAACGATGGTTACGATCAATACGTCTTTAGATGATGATACGGTACAGTTAATCTGTATGGAATATGAAATTGAAGCAACACGTGTTGAGCCTGTTGATGAATTAACATTGGATGATGAAGAAAAAGATGATCCATCAACTTTAGAACAACGTCCTCCAATTGTTACAATTATGGGACATGTTGACCACGGTAAGACAACAACATTGGATACAATTCGTAATACGGATGTCGTTGCGGATGAGTTCGGTGGTATTACCCAACATATTGGGGCTTACCAAATTACTCATAAAGGCAAAAAAATTACCTTTTTAGATACTCCAGGTCATGAGGCTTTTACAGCAATGCGTGCTCGTGGTGCGAGTGTAACCGATATTGTTATTGTTGTCGTTGCTGCGGATGATGGTGTGATGCCACAAACACGCGAGGCAGTTGATCACGCTCGTGCAGCGAACGTTCCACTTATCGTCGCAATTAATAAAATCGATAAACCGAATATTAATATTGATCGTGTATATTCAGAATTTAGTGATCTTGGAGTTATGCCAGAAGAATGGGGTGGAGACACTGTATTCGTTAAAATCTCGGCAAAATCTGGCGAAGGAATTGAAGAATTGCTCGAAACAGTTCTTGTAGCTTCTGAGCTAGAGGACTTGACAGCAAATCCAAATCGCTTGGCGTTTGGTACTGTTATTGAGGCTAAACTTGATAAAAGTCGTGGTCCCGTCGCAACCCTTATTGTTCAAAAAGGAACATTACGTCAAGGGGATCCAGTTGTAGTAGGAACTACATTTGGTCGAATTCGTAAAATGGTTGATAACCGTGGTCGCGAGTTACAAGAAGCATTACCTTCAATGCCTGTGGAAATTATTGGTCTAAGTGATGTTCCAATTGCAGGGGACTCATTCAGAGCGTTTGATGATGAAAAGAGTTCACGTGCCGTTGCGGATAAACGTAATCAAGCTCGAATTCTAGCAGATCGTAATCAAACAAGTGCATTAAGTCTTGATGATTTATCACAACAAATTGCTGATGGTGAAATTCAAGATATTAATGTTATTCTTAAAACGGATGTTCAAGGTTCAGCAGAAGCGGTTAAAGCAGCGCTGGAACGTATTGAAGTTGGTGATGGACATGATGTTCGTGTAAATGTTATTCGTGCTACTGTAGGTGGTATTACAGAGAATGATATCATGTTAGCATCTGCATCAAATGCTATTATTATTGGATTTAATATCCGACCTACTGCAGCAATTCGAAAGAAAGCTGAAGAAGAAGGAATTGAAATTCGTCTTTACAATATTATCTATAAAGCAATTGAAGCTATGGAAGCAGCGATGAAGGGTATGTTAGCACCTGTGTTTGAAGAAAAAATCTTTGGTCAAGCTGAAGTACGTGAGATTTATAAAGTTTCTAAAGTTGGTACAATTGCTGGATGTATGGTTACAGATGGTAAAATGCTTAAAGAATCCGGTGTACGTCTAATGCGTGATGGTGTTGTTATCTATGAAGGGCAAATGGCTTCATTAAAACGATTCCAAAATGATGCAAAAGAAGTATCGCAAGGATTTGAATGTGGTATTACAATTGAAAACTTTAATGATATTAAAGATGGTGACGTTATCGAGTCATTTGGTGAAATTGAAGTTGAACAAAAGTAG
- the rbfA gene encoding 30S ribosome-binding factor RbfA has product MTVKKERIESIIKRELAPVIQNRLNDPSLKFVSITEVDVTNDFSFATIYVSFLEDAKKKPGMDALNKAKGMLRSEVSKALSIRRTPELIFKLDESSEYGAKIDGILESLKK; this is encoded by the coding sequence ATGACAGTTAAAAAAGAACGTATTGAATCTATCATTAAGCGTGAACTTGCTCCAGTGATTCAAAATCGCTTGAACGATCCAAGTTTAAAGTTTGTCAGCATAACAGAAGTCGATGTTACTAACGATTTCTCGTTTGCGACAATTTATGTTAGTTTTTTAGAAGATGCTAAGAAAAAACCAGGTATGGATGCTTTAAATAAAGCAAAAGGTATGCTTCGTTCAGAAGTGAGTAAGGCATTAAGTATTCGCCGAACTCCTGAGTTAATTTTTAAACTTGATGAATCATCTGAGTATGGTGCTAAGATCGACGGTATCTTAGAATCACTTAAAAAATAA
- a CDS encoding amino acid ABC transporter ATP-binding protein produces MSFLSISHLNKSFGELQVLKDINLEIKKGEVVSCIGSSGSGKSTLLRCINLLETFDNGTITFNNEDVTDHGMDINQYRSQVGMIFQSFNLFNNKSVLENCTLAPIKVLKVDPKEAEAEAIKNLERVGMVEFKDQSVKQLSGGQKQRIAIARALCMKPEFLLLDEPTSALDPEMVGDVLEVIKSLAKEGYTMFIVTHEMDFAREVSDRILFMDSGIILEEGSPEELFLNPKEERTKQFLTRFMKV; encoded by the coding sequence ATGAGTTTCTTATCCATATCACATTTAAATAAATCATTTGGTGAATTGCAAGTTTTGAAAGACATCAATCTTGAAATAAAAAAAGGTGAAGTTGTTTCGTGTATTGGTTCAAGTGGTAGTGGTAAATCAACACTTTTACGTTGTATTAACCTTCTTGAAACGTTTGACAACGGAACAATCACGTTTAACAATGAAGATGTAACGGATCATGGAATGGATATTAATCAATACCGTTCACAAGTTGGTATGATCTTTCAGTCATTTAATCTTTTTAACAATAAATCTGTATTAGAAAATTGTACGCTTGCCCCGATTAAAGTATTAAAAGTGGATCCAAAAGAAGCAGAGGCAGAAGCCATTAAAAATCTTGAACGCGTTGGCATGGTTGAGTTTAAAGACCAAAGCGTTAAACAGCTTTCTGGAGGTCAAAAACAGCGTATTGCGATTGCGCGTGCATTATGTATGAAACCCGAATTTCTCCTCTTAGACGAGCCCACATCAGCCCTAGACCCTGAAATGGTCGGAGATGTACTTGAAGTGATTAAAAGCTTAGCCAAAGAAGGCTATACCATGTTTATTGTTACTCATGAAATGGATTTTGCTCGAGAAGTCAGTGACCGCATCTTATTCATGGATAGCGGAATTATTTTGGAAGAAGGATCCCCTGAGGAATTATTCTTGAATCCTAAGGAGGAGCGTACGAAACAGTTCTTAACGCGATTCATGAAGGTATGA
- a CDS encoding ABC transporter permease subunit (The N-terminal region of this protein, as described by TIGR01726, is a three transmembrane segment that identifies a subfamily of ABC transporter permease subunits, which specificities that include histidine, arginine, glutamine, glutamate, L-cystine (sic), the opines (in Agrobacterium) octopine and nopaline, etc.) yields MQSKNMKKVLLIFFVLLTITGCTNSSQRQDDLVVGMECNYAPFNWTQSIETEFTEPLSDGHSYCDGYDVQMARHIANELNRNLVIKEHAVFKGLLESAKVGDIDLIIAGMTNTEERRQEVDFTDVYYTSEMVLVTKKDSPYANATALSDFSGAHVSAQIGTMHDQLVDQIPSVNHGVPLESFPFLTTAVNNNAIDAFVSEKPVALAITSSNPNLAIVEFEGNNGFIVDAEEVTVSIGLAKGNDKLLDDVNDALSKLSPEQRDAMMSEAIKRQPSSSEDQTKLMPSGFFAGVGFLIQNNWKLFLNGLGITLLIALTGTTFGLIIGLVIAGFRQIKISERDKGIPRLLKRLMNVIVTAYVQYLRGTPMMVQGILIYYGLRGLEVAISPLTAGIIIISINTSAYMSEIIRAGIQSIDKGQNEAARSLGMTEAQTLRYVILPQAIRNAIPAIGNEFVVNIKDSSVLNVITVSELFFQGNRLTGIYYRQMEPFFIVSLIYLVLTICSTQILNMIEKRMDAPKGSYPASVTHKVHFDKKEGGN; encoded by the coding sequence ATGCAGAGCAAAAACATGAAAAAAGTATTACTTATATTTTTCGTTCTACTAACCATTACCGGTTGTACGAACTCGTCACAGCGACAGGATGATTTAGTCGTTGGAATGGAATGCAATTATGCCCCATTTAATTGGACACAGTCGATAGAAACTGAATTTACAGAACCTTTATCAGATGGACATAGCTATTGTGATGGTTATGATGTTCAGATGGCACGTCACATCGCGAACGAACTCAATCGCAATCTGGTAATCAAAGAACACGCAGTATTTAAAGGTCTATTGGAATCCGCAAAAGTTGGAGACATTGATCTCATTATTGCTGGGATGACTAATACAGAAGAACGTCGTCAAGAAGTTGACTTCACCGATGTTTATTATACAAGTGAGATGGTTTTAGTTACTAAAAAAGACAGTCCTTATGCAAATGCAACCGCATTAAGCGATTTTTCCGGAGCGCATGTTTCAGCACAAATTGGAACCATGCATGATCAGCTTGTAGATCAAATTCCATCAGTTAATCATGGTGTTCCCCTTGAGTCCTTTCCTTTCTTAACAACCGCCGTTAATAATAATGCCATTGATGCATTTGTATCTGAAAAACCCGTTGCACTTGCGATTACAAGCAGTAATCCAAACTTAGCGATTGTTGAGTTTGAAGGTAATAACGGATTTATCGTCGATGCAGAGGAAGTAACTGTTTCAATTGGGCTTGCTAAAGGTAATGACAAGCTTCTTGATGACGTTAACGATGCATTAAGTAAACTATCACCTGAACAACGTGACGCCATGATGTCCGAAGCCATTAAGCGACAACCAAGTTCGAGTGAAGACCAAACTAAATTAATGCCATCTGGATTCTTTGCCGGTGTTGGATTCCTTATTCAAAACAACTGGAAATTATTTTTAAATGGATTGGGAATTACCCTCTTAATTGCCTTGACTGGGACAACATTCGGTTTGATTATTGGTCTTGTTATTGCAGGGTTTCGTCAAATTAAAATCAGCGAGCGCGATAAAGGGATTCCCCGTCTTTTAAAACGCTTAATGAATGTTATTGTCACAGCCTATGTTCAATATTTACGTGGAACTCCAATGATGGTTCAAGGAATCTTAATCTATTATGGTTTACGTGGTTTAGAAGTTGCCATCTCCCCTCTTACAGCAGGGATCATCATTATTTCGATTAATACCTCTGCTTATATGTCTGAAATCATTCGTGCCGGAATTCAATCGATAGATAAAGGGCAAAATGAAGCTGCACGTTCACTTGGCATGACTGAGGCACAAACATTACGTTATGTTATCTTACCGCAAGCCATTCGTAATGCAATCCCTGCAATTGGGAATGAATTTGTTGTAAATATTAAAGATTCATCGGTATTAAATGTGATTACAGTATCAGAACTGTTCTTCCAAGGTAACCGTTTAACCGGTATCTATTACCGACAAATGGAGCCATTCTTTATTGTTTCGCTTATCTACCTTGTCCTAACAATATGCTCAACTCAAATCTTAAATATGATTGAAAAACGAATGGATGCACCAAAAGGGAGTTATCCCGCATCAGTAACCCATAAAGTTCACTTCGATAAAAAAGAAGGAGGTAATTAA
- the truB gene encoding tRNA pseudouridine(55) synthase TruB: protein MDGILCINKPQEMTSFDVVAKVRKLLKVKVGHSGTLDPMATGVLVLAVNQATKALPYLGLNDKTYRGKCKLGLRTSTGDVWGDVEEHADIPEVSETIVLACFETLTGPQTQRVPKVSAKKINGKKSYEYVFNDEEVKQLYTDITIYKLELIAIEGDEIEFRAFVSNGTYIRTLCEDIGVLLGTLGTMSALEREQVGPYRLEDAITLEALTPEVELISVKDTIALPKIVNPRMEDYVKNGKRLKLDIVEDQVLIDTGAYYAVYEREHDTTFKSVRGLW from the coding sequence ATGGACGGTATCTTATGTATTAATAAACCACAAGAAATGACATCATTTGATGTGGTAGCGAAAGTACGAAAATTATTAAAAGTTAAAGTAGGCCACAGCGGGACGTTGGATCCAATGGCTACCGGTGTTTTAGTGTTAGCCGTGAATCAAGCAACTAAAGCACTTCCTTATTTAGGGTTGAACGATAAAACGTATCGCGGTAAGTGTAAATTAGGATTACGAACATCGACTGGAGATGTTTGGGGAGATGTCGAAGAACATGCGGATATCCCTGAAGTTTCTGAAACAATCGTATTAGCATGTTTTGAAACGTTAACGGGACCTCAAACACAACGTGTTCCTAAAGTTTCAGCAAAAAAAATAAATGGAAAAAAATCATACGAGTATGTATTTAACGATGAAGAAGTGAAACAACTTTATACAGATATAACAATTTATAAATTAGAACTTATTGCCATTGAAGGGGATGAAATTGAGTTTAGAGCTTTTGTGTCCAATGGTACATATATACGTACGCTTTGTGAAGATATCGGTGTTTTATTAGGGACTTTGGGAACGATGTCTGCTTTGGAACGTGAACAAGTCGGACCGTATAGACTTGAAGATGCTATAACATTAGAAGCATTAACACCCGAAGTTGAGTTGATATCGGTTAAAGATACAATTGCACTGCCTAAGATTGTTAATCCTCGCATGGAGGATTATGTTAAAAATGGAAAGAGACTTAAATTAGATATTGTTGAAGATCAAGTGCTTATCGATACAGGAGCATATTATGCTGTCTATGAGCGTGAACATGATACAACATTTAAATCAGTAAGAGGACTTTGGTAA
- a CDS encoding bifunctional riboflavin kinase/FAD synthetase: MKQITIRDYLQLHRNNHQLAACIGYFDGLHRGHQILINEAKNIAQQFNYETALITFDPDPWTVLHNKSHVKHLTPIKEKVRIAESLGIDYLITIEFTKDLSKLSPLEFIEKILVPLNVKTLICGADYKFGYRGVGTVEDLNEMGHYCFDTHVVLLDHVNEQKIGTTAITQAILNGDVEQANDLLGRLYAISGFVVGGQHRGREIGFPTANMDVVDEYVIPKQGVYAGFVEVKGKTYQSVINIGHNPTFNTTEHLSLETYILDFDEDIYGEVIKQSFVKRLRDELKFESIDALVTQMHCDVKEARLILDEIDR; the protein is encoded by the coding sequence ATGAAGCAAATTACAATACGAGACTATTTACAACTTCACCGTAATAACCATCAACTTGCAGCGTGTATTGGTTATTTTGATGGATTGCATCGAGGGCATCAAATATTAATTAATGAAGCAAAAAACATCGCACAACAATTCAATTATGAGACTGCGCTGATTACCTTCGATCCCGATCCATGGACCGTTCTTCATAATAAATCACATGTTAAACATTTAACACCGATCAAGGAAAAGGTACGTATTGCGGAATCATTAGGTATTGATTATCTGATTACGATAGAGTTTACAAAAGATTTATCAAAACTTTCACCCCTTGAATTTATTGAGAAAATTCTCGTTCCACTCAATGTTAAGACCTTAATTTGTGGTGCAGATTATAAATTTGGTTATCGTGGTGTGGGAACCGTTGAAGACTTAAATGAGATGGGTCACTATTGCTTTGATACCCACGTTGTTCTATTGGACCATGTTAATGAGCAAAAAATTGGTACAACAGCCATAACGCAAGCAATTTTAAATGGTGATGTCGAACAAGCTAATGACTTATTAGGACGTTTGTATGCGATTAGTGGATTTGTAGTAGGCGGTCAACATCGTGGCCGTGAGATTGGCTTTCCAACGGCGAACATGGATGTTGTCGATGAATATGTAATACCGAAGCAAGGCGTTTATGCTGGGTTTGTAGAAGTTAAAGGGAAAACCTATCAATCTGTTATTAATATTGGTCATAATCCAACATTTAATACGACTGAACACCTATCCCTTGAGACTTATATTCTTGATTTTGATGAGGATATTTATGGTGAAGTGATCAAACAATCTTTTGTGAAGCGACTACGTGATGAATTAAAATTTGAATCAATTGATGCACTTGTGACACAAATGCATTGCGATGTAAAAGAAGCGAGATTAATTTTAGATGAAATTGACCGCTGA
- a CDS encoding RsmF rRNA methyltransferase first C-terminal domain-containing protein, with protein sequence MKLTADYKEMLIESFGEAQFQKIVEAYQMDSVHGLRLNPLKPCTLPFSGTESLINHQILIPDDYAKTVTHPLSHAGCYYIQDPTATTPVTALHVEPHDIVLDLCAAPGGKTTQILSTLTTGFLISNEIDSKRNIKLQHNYDRWGSERGVVTQMDTDDLVHILANTFDKVLLDAPCSGEGLYRRTPDFALEYKKSEALRFSVLQKLLLENAFTACIDGGVIVYSTCTLNFHENEHVILSFLEEHPECHLEVVDLPEKNDGYLGLGNKVSRYFPSKDGEGHFIARIRVSKSNKERHQLKFGKHKPTPFDCFDRTLVGNIKERAGKLYGLRHRGFLEEPLHITRDGVFMGEIKKNRIEYSHTLAQSLNFTDAFEHLELDLKSAYRYLYGHPVRTPIQGMHCVTYKGHVLGFVKGDGKKGNNRYPKGLRNNFESY encoded by the coding sequence ATGAAATTGACCGCTGATTATAAAGAGATGCTCATCGAATCTTTTGGTGAGGCACAGTTTCAAAAAATAGTTGAAGCGTATCAGATGGATTCTGTACATGGATTACGATTGAACCCTTTAAAGCCGTGTACCTTACCGTTTAGTGGAACCGAATCCTTAATCAATCACCAAATCCTTATTCCGGATGACTATGCGAAGACGGTAACACATCCACTAAGTCATGCCGGTTGTTATTACATTCAAGATCCAACCGCAACGACACCGGTTACAGCGCTTCATGTAGAACCTCATGATATTGTTTTAGATTTATGTGCAGCACCAGGAGGAAAAACGACGCAAATTCTCAGTACATTGACGACCGGATTTCTAATCAGTAATGAAATTGACTCAAAGCGCAATATCAAACTTCAGCACAATTACGATCGTTGGGGATCAGAGCGGGGTGTTGTGACCCAGATGGATACGGATGATCTTGTGCACATACTTGCGAATACATTTGATAAGGTTTTGTTGGATGCGCCATGTAGTGGTGAAGGCCTCTATCGCCGTACCCCTGATTTTGCGCTTGAATATAAAAAAAGCGAAGCGTTACGCTTTAGCGTGCTACAAAAACTTTTACTTGAGAATGCTTTTACCGCATGTATTGATGGTGGTGTTATCGTATATTCGACATGCACCTTGAATTTTCATGAAAACGAACATGTGATTCTTTCTTTTCTGGAAGAACATCCAGAATGTCACTTAGAGGTTGTTGATCTTCCAGAAAAAAACGATGGTTATCTTGGTTTGGGAAATAAGGTTTCGCGCTATTTTCCATCAAAAGATGGTGAAGGACATTTTATAGCTCGAATTCGAGTATCTAAATCCAATAAAGAACGTCATCAATTAAAGTTTGGGAAACATAAGCCCACACCCTTTGACTGCTTTGATCGAACCCTTGTCGGTAACATTAAAGAACGTGCTGGCAAGCTCTATGGGCTGAGACATCGAGGTTTTCTTGAAGAACCACTTCATATAACCCGAGATGGTGTTTTTATGGGGGAAATCAAGAAAAATCGAATTGAATACAGCCATACACTTGCGCAATCGTTAAATTTTACCGATGCATTTGAACATCTTGAATTGGACCTAAAATCTGCATACCGCTACTTATACGGGCACCCTGTAAGGACACCGATTCAAGGCATGCATTGTGTTACCTATAAAGGACATGTTCTGGGTTTTGTTAAAGGTGATGGTAAGAAAGGGAACAATCGTTATCCCAAGGGATTACGAAATAACTTTGAGTCTTATTAA